TGCCGGGCGAGCTCGACGTACTTGCTCTTGCCGAGCTTGACGACCTTGGAGCCGTTCCGCTCGGTCGTCTTGGCGTCACCGGAGATGACCTGCTGGAGCGCTTCCTTGCGCTCGGCCGCCTGCCGCTCGCTGAACGGCCCCTTGAGGTCGTGGTCCACGGTCCGCTCGGGGGCGGGGTCATGGCGCCTGGCGAGGGGCGACGGTCCCTGCGCGTCGGCCGCAGCCACCCCCGAAGACAAAGCGGCCGCCCCGATCGCGGCGATTGCCGTGGCCAGGGCGGCCGATCTGAACACCGTTCTGTTGTCTCTCACTTGGCGCTGTCCTCCCCTTCGAACCGGTCACTGTTCGACGGCATTCGACCGGAAGTACGGGGAAAAAGACAGATCTTGACTTGGGCACGTCAGCGAAGTACGTTTCTCGGTCCGTGAGTTACGGGTATCGGACGCCGCGCGGCAGCGGCGCTCCGGACGTCACCGCGGCGGGCAGGGACCCGGTGTATATGCCCGTCGGGCATGCGCCCCCGTCCCCAACAGCCATGACGGCGCCGGGCATGCGTAGACACGGCCGCTCGGTGCGCCCCCTGTGCACCGGAACCGTGGGTTAGGTCACGCTTACTTGGCGTTCCGCCCGGGCAAAAAGGACCGTAGGCTCGTTTGATGGCGCGCCCTTGACCGACACCCCCTGCCGACCCTCCGAGGACGGATTCCGCCATGCCTCGTCCGACTGCCGCACAGCTCGCCTACGGTTCGGCCACCGTCTTTCTCTCCACCCTCGCGATGCTGCTGCTCTCGCAGACGCAGACCGGGGTCGGAGTCGCGGTCATCGCCATCGCCGGGCTCGGGCTCGGGCTGCTGGTCGCCATGACGGTCCCGATGCCCGCGGTGCCGCGGGTGGTCCGCCGGCGCCTCGTACGGGACGGATCGCCCGCCGCGCCCGCCCCCTTGAGGTCCGTACCGACACCGCCCGAGCCCGCCCGGCCCGTGGCGGGACCTCGCCGCACCCGCTGGGGAAGCTTCACCGGCCCGGCCGCCGCCACGGACGCCCGGGTCGGCGAGCACTCACGCTGAGCGGGCACTCACGCCGAGCGGGAACTCACGCCGAGCGGGCGCCACCCGTCTCCGTGGACACCACCACGGTCTTCGCCGCCTTGTCGTGCAGACACTGGTGATACGGCTGGTCCCAGGTACACCACAGGACGTTGACCAGCCAGAAGATGAAGCCGCAGCACGGCACGATCTCCGGCAACGTATAGACCGCGGCCCGGATCCAGCTCGCCTGGGCGGTCGGGGTCGAGCCGTTCGAGAGCATCGCCACCCGGATCTTCATCGCCATCTTGCCGAGGGTCTGGCCGCGGCTGGAGATCATCAGTCCGTCGTAGATGAGATACGCCAGCATGGTGACGCCCGATACCGTCGACTGCCTACCGGCCTCCACGCTGTCGGTACTGAAGTAGTCCACGCCACCGACGATCAGCGTCATGATCACGGACACCGGTACCCCGATGATGATCGCGTCGATGATGCGCGCCACGAGGCGGCGGCCGCGGTTCGCCAGCGGCGGCATCCCGGCCAGTGGGTCGGCCGGTCCGGGCTGCCCGCCGTAGGGGTCACCGGCATACGGGCCACTGCCGTAGGGGTCGCCCGCATAGGGCGGCGGGGTGCCACCGGGCGGCGGGCCTCCCGGGGGTGGCGTACCGCCCTCACCAGCGCCCGTACCGCCTGCACCCGCACCGTTGCCGCGCGGCGCGTGGTTACGAGGGGCGCCGTTCTCACGGGGAGAACTGTTACGGGGAGCGCCGCCCGCCGGGGGCTCCTGCGGCTTCTTCAGGAACGGGTCGTTCTCCGGCGGCTCACCGGGGGGCTGGTCGGTACTCATGGCCCGAGTCGACCCCTTGGCGCGGCCCGCCGCATCCGGCGAAGTCCGTTCGGGGGAAGGATGCCGCTCCCCGAGGGCTGTCTTCAACGTCCCTCCCGCCTCGGCACCGCGGTGCGCCGCGGCGGCGCTCGGCCACCGCG
This Streptomyces decoyicus DNA region includes the following protein-coding sequences:
- a CDS encoding RDD family protein, with protein sequence MSTDQPPGEPPENDPFLKKPQEPPAGGAPRNSSPRENGAPRNHAPRGNGAGAGGTGAGEGGTPPPGGPPPGGTPPPYAGDPYGSGPYAGDPYGGQPGPADPLAGMPPLANRGRRLVARIIDAIIIGVPVSVIMTLIVGGVDYFSTDSVEAGRQSTVSGVTMLAYLIYDGLMISSRGQTLGKMAMKIRVAMLSNGSTPTAQASWIRAAVYTLPEIVPCCGFIFWLVNVLWCTWDQPYHQCLHDKAAKTVVVSTETGGARSA